A stretch of the Macaca mulatta isolate MMU2019108-1 chromosome 14, T2T-MMU8v2.0, whole genome shotgun sequence genome encodes the following:
- the LBHD1 gene encoding LOW QUALITY PROTEIN: LBH domain-containing protein 1 (The sequence of the model RefSeq protein was modified relative to this genomic sequence to represent the inferred CDS: inserted 5 bases in 3 codons; substituted 1 base at 1 genomic stop codon) — protein MALVPGRSKEDGLWTTNSPGSSQHPEXPRLPNPLWDRGKVGKVEGHWHIQDFSQKSHLLSIVVEASEVNEESGDLHWPHEELLLLTDGEEEDAEAFLQDQSEEPGWAWSPXRTLNAGLSWGXDQDDEDACWILEDTKCLEATNHCPFWDSATGSCVCXSGFVEYSCLLPPNSFEGNHCSLPLKHLIQVYEAPYTHPLTIYFYR, from the exons ATGGCCCTTGTGCCAGGGAGAAGCAAGGAGGATGGGCTTTGGACTACAAATAGCCCAGGCTCCTCCCAGCATCCAGA TCCCAGGCTGCCCAACCCTCTCTGGGACAGAGGAAAAGTTGGCAAGGTTGAAGGTCACTGGCATATTCAG GATTTCTCTCAAAAGTCCCATCTGCTGTCTATTGTGGTGGAAGCCTCTGAGGTGAATGAAGAGAGTGGGGATCTCCATTGGCCCCATGAggagctgctgctgctcactGATGGTGAGGAAGAGGATGCTGAGGCCTTCCTCCAAGACCAAAGTGAAGAGCCag GCTGGGCTTGGAGCCC CAGAACACTTAACGCTGGACTTAGCTGGG CAGACCAGGATGATGAAGATGCTTGTTGGATTCTTGAGGACACTAAGTGTCTGGAAGCCACCAACCACTGTCCCTTCTGGGACTCAGCAACAGGCTCCTGTGTTTGTTGAAGTGGCTTTGTGGAATATTCTTGTCTCCTGCCTCCTAATAGCTTTGAGGGTAACCATTGTTCCCTCCCTCTCAAACATCTCATCCAGGTTTATGAAGCTCCTTATACCCATCCTCTCACAATCTacttttacaggtga
- the C14H11orf98 gene encoding uncharacterized protein C11orf98 homolog, whose product MGAPGGKINRPRTELKKKLFKRRRVLNRERRLRHRVVGAVIDQGLITRHHLKKRASSARANITLSGKKRRKLLQQIRLAQKEKAAMEVEAPSKPARTSEPRLKRQKKTKAPQDVEMKDLEDES is encoded by the exons ATGGGAGCTCCCGGGGGAAAGATCAACCGGCCCCGAACG GAGCTGAAGAAGAAGCTGTTCAAACGCCGGCGGGTGCTGAATCGGGAGCGGCGTCTGAGGCACCGGGTGGTCGGGGCTGTGATAGACCAAGGGCTGATCACGCGGCACCACCTCAAAAAGCGGGC GTCCAGCGCACGTGCCAACATTACTCTGTCAGGGAAGAAGCGCAGAAAACTCCTCCAGCAGATCCGGCTTGCCCAGAAAGAGAAGGCAGCCATGGAAG TGGAAGCCCCTTCAAAACCAGCCAGGACTAGTGAACCACGGCTCAAAAGGCAAAAGAAGACAAAAGCTCCCCAGGATGTAGAAATGAAGGACCTTGAAGATGAGAGCTAA
- the UQCC3 gene encoding ubiquinol-cytochrome c reductase complex assembly factor 3: protein MESLRKMLITVAVLGAGAGVGFALLAIVTPGEQRKQEMLKEMPLQDPRSREEMAKTQQLLVATLQEAATTQENVAWRKNWMVSEGGAGGRSP, encoded by the exons ATGGAGTCCTTGCGGAAAATGCTGATCACAGTCGCAGTGCTGGGCGCAGGGGCTGGCGTGGGCTTCGCGCTCCTTGCTATCGTGACCCCCGGAGAGCAGCGGAAGCAGGAAATGCTAAAG GAGATGCCACTGCAGGACCCGCGGAGCAGGGAGGAGATGGCCAAGACCCAGCAGCTATTGGTGGCCACTCTGCAGGAGGCAGCGACCACACAGGAGAACGTGGCCTGGAGGAAGAACTGGATGGTTAGCGAAGGCGGCGCCGGCGGGAGGTCACCGTGA
- the UBXN1 gene encoding UBX domain-containing protein 1 isoform X2, with protein MAELTALESLIEMGFPRGRAEKALALTGNQGIEAAMDWLMEHEDDPDVDEPLETPLGHVLGREPTSSEQGGLEGSGSAAGEGKPILSEEERQEQTKRMLELVAQKQREREEREEREALERERQRRRQGQELSAARQRLQEDEMRRAAEERRREKAEELAARQRVREKIERDKAERAKKYGGSVGSQPPPPAPEPGPVPSSPSQEPPTKREYDQCRIQVRLPDGTSLTQTFRAREQLAAVRLYVELHRGEEPGGGQDPVQLLSGFPRRAFSEADMERPLQELGLVPSAVLIVAKKCPS; from the exons ATGGCGGAGCTGACGGCCCTTGAGAGTCTCATCGAGATGGGCTTCCCCAGGGGACGCGC GGAGAAGGCTCTGGCCCTCACAGGGAACCAGGGCATCGAGGCTGCGATGGACTG GCTGATGGAGCACGAAGACGACCCCGATGTAGACGAGCCTCTAGAGACCCCCCTTGGACATGTCCTGGGACGGGAGCCCACTTCCTCAGAGCAAGGCGGCCTTGAAG GATCTGGTTCTGCTGCCGGAGAAGGCAAACCCATTTTGAGtgaagaggaaagacaggaacaGACTAAGAG GATGTTGGAGCTGGTGGCTCAGAAGCAGCGGGAGCGTGAAGAGAGAGAGGAACGGGAGGCACTGGAACGCGAACGGCAGCGCAGGAGACAAGGGCAAGAGTTGTCAGCAGCACGACAGCGGCTACAGGAAGATGAGATGCGCCGGGCTGCAGAGGAGAGGCGGAGGGAAAAGGCCGAGGAGTTAGCAGCCAG ACAAAGAGTTAGAGAAAAGATCGAGAGGGACAAAGCAGAGAGAGCCAAGAAG TATGGTGGCAGTGTGGGCTCTCAGCCACCCCCACCGGCACCAGAGCCAGGTCCTGTTCCCTCTTCTCCCAGCCAGGAGCCTCCCACCAAGCGGGAGTATGACCAGTGTCGCATACAG GTCAGGCTGCCAGATGGGACCTCACTGACCCAGACGTTCCGGGCCCGGGAACAGCTGGCAGCCGTGAGGCTCTATGTGGAGCTCCACCGTGGGGAGGAACCAGGAGGAGGCCAGGACCCTGTGCAGTTGCTCAGTGGCTTCCCCAGACGGGCCTTCTCAGAAGCTGACATGGAGCGGCCTCTGCAGGAGCTGG gACTCGTGCCTTCTGCTGTTCTCATTGTGGCCAAGAAATGTCCCAGCTGA
- the LRRN4CL gene encoding LRRN4 C-terminal-like protein isoform X1 produces MGQRGGGGQAGARTPWTGFAQIAVSMLGSPCLLWLLAVTFLVPRAQPLAPQDFEEEEEDETETAWPPLPAVPCDYDHCRHLQVPCKELQRAGPAACLCPGLSSPAQPPDPPRMGEVSIVAEEGRAVVHWCAPFSPVLHYWLLLWDGSEAAQKGPSLNATVRRAELKGLKPGGVYVVCVVAANEAGASRVPEAGREGLEGADIPAFGPCSRFAVPPNPRTLVHAAVGVGTALALLSCAALVWHFCLRDRWGCPRRAVARAAGAL; encoded by the exons ATGggccagagaggaggaggagggcaggcaggggcCAGGACTCCTTGGACAGGATTTGCACAGATAGCAG TCTCCATGCTGGGCTCTCCCTGCCTTCTGTGGCTCCTGGCCGTGACCTTCTTGGTTCCCAGAGCTCAGCCCTTGGCCCCTCAAGActttgaagaagaggaagaagatgagACTGAGACGGCGTGGCCGCCTTTGCCGGCTGTCCCCTGCGACTACGACCACTGCCGACACCTGCAGGTGCCCTGTAAGGAGCTACAGAGGGCCGGGCCGGCGGCCTGCCTGTGCCCAGGActctccagccctgcccagccgcCCGACCCGCCGCGCATGGGAGAAGTGAGCATTGTGGCCGAAGAGGGCCGCGCAGTGGTCCACTGGTGTGCCCCCTTCTCCCCGGTCCTCCACTACTGGCTGCTGCTTTGGGACGGCAGCGAGGCTGCGCAGAAGGGGCCCTCGCTGAACGCTACGGTCCGCAGAGCCGAACTgaaggggctgaagccagggggCGTTTATGTCGTTTGCGTGGTGGCCGCTAACGAGGCTGGGGCAAGCCGCGTGCCTGAGGCTGGAAGAGAGGGCCTCGAGGGGGCCGACATCCCTGCCTTCGGGCCTTGCAGCCGCTTTGCAGTGCCGCCCAACCCCCGCACTCTGGTCCACGCCGCCGTCGGGGTGGGCACGGCCCTGGCCCTGCTGAGCTGTGCCGCCCTGGTGTGGCACTTCTGCCTACGCGATCGCTGGGGCTGCCCGCGCCGAGCCGTCGCCCGAGCAGCAGGGGCGCTCTGA
- the LRRN4CL gene encoding LRRN4 C-terminal-like protein precursor: MLGSPCLLWLLAVTFLVPRAQPLAPQDFEEEEEDETETAWPPLPAVPCDYDHCRHLQVPCKELQRAGPAACLCPGLSSPAQPPDPPRMGEVSIVAEEGRAVVHWCAPFSPVLHYWLLLWDGSEAAQKGPSLNATVRRAELKGLKPGGVYVVCVVAANEAGASRVPEAGREGLEGADIPAFGPCSRFAVPPNPRTLVHAAVGVGTALALLSCAALVWHFCLRDRWGCPRRAVARAAGAL; the protein is encoded by the coding sequence ATGCTGGGCTCTCCCTGCCTTCTGTGGCTCCTGGCCGTGACCTTCTTGGTTCCCAGAGCTCAGCCCTTGGCCCCTCAAGActttgaagaagaggaagaagatgagACTGAGACGGCGTGGCCGCCTTTGCCGGCTGTCCCCTGCGACTACGACCACTGCCGACACCTGCAGGTGCCCTGTAAGGAGCTACAGAGGGCCGGGCCGGCGGCCTGCCTGTGCCCAGGActctccagccctgcccagccgcCCGACCCGCCGCGCATGGGAGAAGTGAGCATTGTGGCCGAAGAGGGCCGCGCAGTGGTCCACTGGTGTGCCCCCTTCTCCCCGGTCCTCCACTACTGGCTGCTGCTTTGGGACGGCAGCGAGGCTGCGCAGAAGGGGCCCTCGCTGAACGCTACGGTCCGCAGAGCCGAACTgaaggggctgaagccagggggCGTTTATGTCGTTTGCGTGGTGGCCGCTAACGAGGCTGGGGCAAGCCGCGTGCCTGAGGCTGGAAGAGAGGGCCTCGAGGGGGCCGACATCCCTGCCTTCGGGCCTTGCAGCCGCTTTGCAGTGCCGCCCAACCCCCGCACTCTGGTCCACGCCGCCGTCGGGGTGGGCACGGCCCTGGCCCTGCTGAGCTGTGCCGCCCTGGTGTGGCACTTCTGCCTACGCGATCGCTGGGGCTGCCCGCGCCGAGCCGTCGCCCGAGCAGCAGGGGCGCTCTGA
- the UBXN1 gene encoding UBX domain-containing protein 1 isoform X1 yields the protein MAELTALESLIEMGFPRGRAEKALALTGNQGIEAAMDWLMEHEDDPDVDEPLETPLGHVLGREPTSSEQGGLEGSGSAAGEGKPILSEEERQEQTKRMLELVAQKQREREEREEREALERERQRRRQGQELSAARQRLQEDEMRRAAEERRREKAEELAARQRVREKIERDKAERAKKYGGSVGSQPPPPAPEPGPVPSSPSQEPPTKREYDQCRIQVRLPDGTSLTQTFRAREQLAAVRLYVELHRGEEPGGGQDPVQLLSGFPRRAFSEADMERPLQELGMAARLETRTWGSREACLGKGGMQREGVL from the exons ATGGCGGAGCTGACGGCCCTTGAGAGTCTCATCGAGATGGGCTTCCCCAGGGGACGCGC GGAGAAGGCTCTGGCCCTCACAGGGAACCAGGGCATCGAGGCTGCGATGGACTG GCTGATGGAGCACGAAGACGACCCCGATGTAGACGAGCCTCTAGAGACCCCCCTTGGACATGTCCTGGGACGGGAGCCCACTTCCTCAGAGCAAGGCGGCCTTGAAG GATCTGGTTCTGCTGCCGGAGAAGGCAAACCCATTTTGAGtgaagaggaaagacaggaacaGACTAAGAG GATGTTGGAGCTGGTGGCTCAGAAGCAGCGGGAGCGTGAAGAGAGAGAGGAACGGGAGGCACTGGAACGCGAACGGCAGCGCAGGAGACAAGGGCAAGAGTTGTCAGCAGCACGACAGCGGCTACAGGAAGATGAGATGCGCCGGGCTGCAGAGGAGAGGCGGAGGGAAAAGGCCGAGGAGTTAGCAGCCAG ACAAAGAGTTAGAGAAAAGATCGAGAGGGACAAAGCAGAGAGAGCCAAGAAG TATGGTGGCAGTGTGGGCTCTCAGCCACCCCCACCGGCACCAGAGCCAGGTCCTGTTCCCTCTTCTCCCAGCCAGGAGCCTCCCACCAAGCGGGAGTATGACCAGTGTCGCATACAG GTCAGGCTGCCAGATGGGACCTCACTGACCCAGACGTTCCGGGCCCGGGAACAGCTGGCAGCCGTGAGGCTCTATGTGGAGCTCCACCGTGGGGAGGAACCAGGAGGAGGCCAGGACCCTGTGCAGTTGCTCAGTGGCTTCCCCAGACGGGCCTTCTCAGAAGCTGACATGGAGCGGCCTCTGCAGGAGCTGGGTATGGCTGCAAGACTAGAAACCAGGACTTGGGGGAGTAGGGAGGCATGCTTGGGAAAAGGAGGGATGCAAAGAGAAGGGGTTTTGTGA
- the CSKMT gene encoding citrate synthase-lysine N-methyltransferase CSKMT, mitochondrial isoform X1 has protein sequence MAALRRMLHLPSLMMGTCRPFPDSLAGSCLADRCLWDRLHAQPRLGTVPTFDWFFGYEEVQGLLLPLLQEARAAIPLRVLDVGCGTSSLCTGLYTKSPHPVDVLGVDFSPVAVAYMNSLLEGGQGRTPLCPGHPASSLHFMQADAQNLGSVASSGSFQLLLDKGTWDAVARGGLPRAYQLLSECLRVLNPQGTLIQFSDEDPDVRLPCLEQGSHGWAVTVQELGPFRGITYFAYLIQGCH, from the exons ATGGCTGCGCTGCGTCGAATGCTCCACTTGCCGAGCCTGATGATGGGGACGTGCCGCCCCTTTCCGG ACTCACTGGCTGGTAGCTGCCTGGCGGACCGCTGTCTCTGGGATCGGCTGCATGCCCAGCCCCGTTTGGGCACTGTCCCCACCTTCGACTGGTTCTTTGGATACGAGGAAGTCCAGGGGCTCCTACTACCGTTGCTGCAGGAGGCACGGGCTGCCATTCCTCTGCGGGTGCTGGATGTGGGCTGTGGGACCTCCAGCCTATGTACAGGCCTCTACACCAAATCTCCACACCCAGTGGATGTGTTAGGGGTGGACTTTTCTCCTGTGGCTGTGGCCTACATGAACAGCCTCCTGGAGGGTGGCCAAGGCCGAACACCTCTATGCCCTGGGcaccctgcctccagcctccacTTCATGCAGGCCGATGCCCAGAACCTGGGGTCTGTGGCTTCTTCAGGCTCTTTCCAACTACTGCTGGACAAGGGCACCTGGGATGCTGTTGCCAGGGGAGGTCTGCCTAGGGCTTACCAGCTGCTATCAGAATGCTTGCGGGTTCTAAACCCTCAGGGGACCCTAATTCAGTTCTCGGATGAGGACCCTGATGTGCGACTGCCCTGCCTGGAACAAGGGTCCCATGGCTGGGCTGTGACTGTGCAGGAGCTAGGCCCTTTCAGGGGCATCACCTACTTTGCTTACTTGATTCAAGGCTGTCATTAA
- the UBXN1 gene encoding UBX domain-containing protein 1 isoform X3, protein MAELTALESLIEMGFPRGRAEKALALTGNQGIEAAMDWMLELVAQKQREREEREEREALERERQRRRQGQELSAARQRLQEDEMRRAAEERRREKAEELAARQRVREKIERDKAERAKKYGGSVGSQPPPPAPEPGPVPSSPSQEPPTKREYDQCRIQVRLPDGTSLTQTFRAREQLAAVRLYVELHRGEEPGGGQDPVQLLSGFPRRAFSEADMERPLQELGLVPSAVLIVAKKCPS, encoded by the exons ATGGCGGAGCTGACGGCCCTTGAGAGTCTCATCGAGATGGGCTTCCCCAGGGGACGCGC GGAGAAGGCTCTGGCCCTCACAGGGAACCAGGGCATCGAGGCTGCGATGGACTG GATGTTGGAGCTGGTGGCTCAGAAGCAGCGGGAGCGTGAAGAGAGAGAGGAACGGGAGGCACTGGAACGCGAACGGCAGCGCAGGAGACAAGGGCAAGAGTTGTCAGCAGCACGACAGCGGCTACAGGAAGATGAGATGCGCCGGGCTGCAGAGGAGAGGCGGAGGGAAAAGGCCGAGGAGTTAGCAGCCAG ACAAAGAGTTAGAGAAAAGATCGAGAGGGACAAAGCAGAGAGAGCCAAGAAG TATGGTGGCAGTGTGGGCTCTCAGCCACCCCCACCGGCACCAGAGCCAGGTCCTGTTCCCTCTTCTCCCAGCCAGGAGCCTCCCACCAAGCGGGAGTATGACCAGTGTCGCATACAG GTCAGGCTGCCAGATGGGACCTCACTGACCCAGACGTTCCGGGCCCGGGAACAGCTGGCAGCCGTGAGGCTCTATGTGGAGCTCCACCGTGGGGAGGAACCAGGAGGAGGCCAGGACCCTGTGCAGTTGCTCAGTGGCTTCCCCAGACGGGCCTTCTCAGAAGCTGACATGGAGCGGCCTCTGCAGGAGCTGG gACTCGTGCCTTCTGCTGTTCTCATTGTGGCCAAGAAATGTCCCAGCTGA